The following are encoded in a window of Narcine bancroftii isolate sNarBan1 chromosome 2, sNarBan1.hap1, whole genome shotgun sequence genomic DNA:
- the nfkbiab gene encoding nuclear factor of kappa light polypeptide gene enhancer in B-cells inhibitor, alpha b, protein MADPVIFTHGSDQQQPPRGKGKPESACGAGQSAGGKLASFCEERCDSGIGSMNERDEEMLREIRELSLADKPDAPQSWKDFVSEDGDTFLHLAIIHTAKDVVSQILHSIQVDDPYLHRQNHLKQSALHLAVITQQADVLVALLWAGGDLGLRDVNGNLPLHIASEMNLPLCVNIMSRFCTRQDVRNLLDSKNYNGLTCLQLAVKSKLADMVKHLIQLGADINAQEPSSGRTALHLAVEEQDAEMVSLLVRCGANPNILMYNDCAPYHLTLGRDNLRIQKELIHVTDQALHILCEDNPMWNSESLDWEVPFSYDDCVIGGQPLGCGR, encoded by the exons ATGGCAGATCCCGTCATATTTACCCATGGCTCGGATCAACAGCAGCCCCCGAGGGGGAAAGGGAAGCCGGAGTCGGCGTGCGGCGCGGGGCAGAGCGCCGGCGGCAAGCTGGCTAGCTTCTGCGAGGAGCGCTGTGACAGCGGCATCGGCTCCATGAATGAGAGGGACGAGGAGATGCTGCGGGAGATCCGCGAACTCAGCCTGGCCGACAAACCCGACGCCCCCCAGTCCTGGAAAGACTTCGTCTCGGAGGATGGAGACAC GTTTCTCCACTTGGCCATTATCCACACCGCCAAGGACGTGGTGTCGCAGATCCTACACAGCATCCAAGTCGATGATCCGTATCTTCACCGTCAGAATCACCTGAAACAG AGTGCCCTGCATCTGGCAGTGATCACACAACAGGCTGACGTGCTGGTGGCTTTGCTTTGGGCTGGAGGAGATCTTGGATTGAGAGACGTTAATGGGAACCTGCCTCTCCACATCGCTTCGGAGATGAATCTGCCCCTGTGTGTGAACATCATGAGCAGATTCTGCACCAGACAAGACGTCCGAAACCTCCTGGATAGCAAAAATTATAATG GTCTCACGTGTTTGCAGTTGGCAGTGAAAAGCAAATTAGCTGACATGGTGAAGCACTTGattcaactgggagctgatatcaATGCTCAG GAACCTTCCAGTGGTAGGACAGCACTCCATCTTGCCGTGGAGGAGCAGGATGCTGAAATGGTGTCATTGTTGGTGCGTTGTGGAGCAAACCCCAATATCCTGATGTACAATGACTGTGCACCATACCACCTGACCTTGGGAAGGGATAATCTGAGGATACAGAAGGAACTTATTCATGTGACAGATCAAGCCCTGCACATTTTATGTGAAGATAATCCGATGTGGAATTCAGAATCTCTTGACTGGGAG GTTCCTTTCTCTTATGATGACTGTGTAATTGGGGGACAGCCACTTGGGTGTGGAAGATGA